From the Paludisphaera mucosa genome, one window contains:
- a CDS encoding secondary thiamine-phosphate synthase enzyme YjbQ has translation MKSLTEHLTFNLPVRMGFLNITGEVESLVRKSGVREGLVLVNAMHITASVFINDDEPGLHEDYKAWLEALAPFDASPSRYKHNRTGEDNADAHMKRQIMGREVVVAITEGKLDFGPWEQIFYGEFDGRRPKRVLVKIIGE, from the coding sequence ATGAAGTCGCTGACCGAGCACCTGACGTTCAACCTCCCCGTCCGCATGGGCTTCTTGAACATCACCGGCGAGGTCGAGTCGCTCGTCCGCAAGAGCGGCGTCCGCGAGGGGCTCGTCCTGGTCAACGCCATGCACATCACGGCGTCGGTCTTCATCAACGACGACGAACCGGGCCTGCACGAGGACTACAAGGCCTGGCTCGAAGCCCTCGCCCCGTTCGACGCCTCGCCGTCCCGCTACAAACATAATCGGACCGGCGAGGACAATGCCGACGCCCATATGAAAAGGCAGATCATGGGCCGCGAGGTCGTCGTCGCGATCACCGAGGGCAAGCTCGACTTCGGCCCCTGGGAGCAGATCTTCTACGGCGAGTTCGACGGCCGACGCCCGAAGCGGGTGCTCGTGAAGATCATCGGGGAGTAG
- the amaB gene encoding L-piperidine-6-carboxylate dehydrogenase, producing the protein MFEDLLKRLGVGPVESGACHVRWIEDPGGEEIASLNPADGRPLGRVKLASRAVYDEVVGQAAAAFANWRMTPGPRRGEVVRKIGEELRKHKADLGLLITAETGKIRSEGEGEVQEMIDMADFSVGLSRQLYGLTIASERPRHRMMEQWHPLGPIGVITAFNFPAAVWAWNAMVAAVCGDAIIWKPSPLAPLTAVAVQKIVARVAEQEGFPGVFNLCLGSIEDVGEPMLNDARLPLISATGSCRLGYHVAEVVGRRLGRTILELGGNNAVIVAPSADLDMAVRGIAFAAVGTAGQRCTSARRLIVHESLYETVVGRLAKAYATLPIGNPWDDGVLVGPLIHEPAVEAMQSALRRAVEQGGEVVAGGRRLDRPGCFVEPALVRAKPGMAVVAEETFAPILYAIPYREIGEAIAIQNEVEQGLTSAIFTRDLMEAERFLSPEGSDCGIANVNIGTSGAEIGGAFGGEKATGGGREAGSDSWKAYMRRQTCTINYGTDLPLAQGVRFDVG; encoded by the coding sequence ATGTTCGAAGACCTCCTGAAGCGGCTGGGCGTGGGCCCGGTCGAGTCGGGCGCCTGCCACGTCCGCTGGATCGAGGACCCCGGAGGCGAGGAGATCGCCTCCCTGAACCCCGCCGACGGCCGGCCCCTGGGGCGGGTTAAGCTCGCGAGCCGGGCCGTGTACGACGAGGTCGTCGGGCAGGCCGCCGCCGCCTTCGCGAATTGGCGGATGACGCCCGGGCCCCGCCGCGGCGAGGTCGTCCGCAAGATCGGCGAGGAGTTGCGCAAGCATAAGGCCGACCTGGGCCTGCTCATCACCGCGGAGACGGGCAAGATCCGCTCCGAGGGCGAGGGCGAGGTCCAGGAGATGATCGACATGGCCGACTTCTCCGTCGGCCTCTCGCGCCAGCTTTACGGCCTGACGATCGCCAGCGAGCGGCCCCGCCACCGGATGATGGAACAGTGGCACCCGCTCGGGCCGATCGGCGTCATCACCGCGTTCAACTTCCCGGCGGCCGTCTGGGCCTGGAACGCGATGGTCGCGGCCGTCTGCGGCGACGCGATCATCTGGAAGCCCTCTCCGCTGGCCCCGCTGACCGCCGTGGCCGTCCAGAAGATCGTCGCGAGGGTCGCCGAGCAGGAGGGCTTCCCCGGCGTCTTCAATCTCTGCCTGGGCTCGATCGAGGACGTCGGCGAGCCGATGCTCAACGACGCGCGCCTGCCCCTGATCTCGGCCACGGGGAGCTGCCGCCTGGGCTATCACGTCGCCGAGGTCGTCGGCCGTCGGCTGGGCCGGACGATCCTGGAGCTGGGCGGCAACAACGCCGTGATCGTCGCCCCGAGCGCCGACCTGGACATGGCGGTCCGCGGGATCGCCTTCGCCGCCGTGGGGACCGCCGGCCAGCGCTGTACGTCGGCCCGTCGCCTGATCGTCCACGAATCGCTCTACGAGACGGTCGTCGGTCGGCTCGCCAAGGCCTATGCGACGCTGCCGATCGGCAACCCCTGGGACGACGGCGTCCTCGTCGGCCCCCTGATCCACGAGCCGGCCGTCGAGGCCATGCAGTCCGCACTCCGCCGCGCGGTGGAGCAGGGGGGCGAGGTCGTCGCCGGCGGCCGGCGGCTGGACCGTCCCGGCTGCTTCGTCGAGCCGGCCCTGGTGCGCGCGAAGCCCGGCATGGCGGTCGTCGCCGAGGAGACCTTCGCGCCGATCCTCTACGCGATCCCCTACCGCGAGATCGGCGAGGCGATCGCGATCCAGAACGAGGTCGAGCAGGGCCTGACCTCGGCGATCTTCACCCGCGACCTGATGGAGGCCGAGCGGTTCCTCTCGCCCGAGGGCTCCGACTGCGGCATCGCCAACGTCAACATCGGCACCTCGGGCGCCGAGATCGGCGGGGCCTTCGGCGGCGAGAAGGCGACCGGCGGCGGCCGCGAGGCCGGCTCCGACTCGTGGAAAGCCTACATGCGGCGGCAGACCTGCACCATCAACTACGGGACCGACCTGCCGCTCGCGCAGGGTGTCCGCTTCGACGTCGGCTGA
- a CDS encoding glycosyltransferase family 4 protein, which translates to MRLLALVDSPDHVCCRYRIRAFEPALRDAGWSLTCEPLERALLPRLRQLRAVAGYDAVVLQRKLLPAWELSLLRRNARHLAFDFDDAVLHRDSYDRRGAASSRRAARFARTVRAADVVLAGNDYLADCALRAGASAETVRTIPTCVDPGRYSVKAAGPSHDGPPELVWIGSSSTLKGIEARRPLWERLGRAIPGLRLRVICDRFPKFENLEVVATPWSEAAEAEDLARGDVGVGLMPDDDWSRGKCGLKILQYQAAGLPVIANPVGSHVEMIEPGATGHLATTDDEWLAAVRASADAGARARMGREARRRVESHYSVAAWGAAFAASATGIDGPPGGRREPPAEGAFGLAFAPHVTRQRARAVGSPHATAAPPRASRRGRHGSE; encoded by the coding sequence ATGAGACTACTCGCGCTTGTGGATTCGCCGGACCATGTCTGCTGCCGATACCGGATCCGCGCGTTCGAGCCGGCCCTCCGCGACGCCGGTTGGTCGCTGACCTGCGAGCCCCTGGAACGCGCCCTCCTGCCCCGCCTTCGGCAGCTGCGGGCGGTCGCGGGCTACGACGCGGTCGTCCTCCAGCGCAAGCTGCTGCCGGCCTGGGAGCTGTCCCTGCTCCGCAGGAACGCCCGCCACCTGGCGTTCGACTTCGACGACGCCGTGCTGCATCGCGATTCCTACGACCGGCGGGGCGCCGCCTCGTCACGCCGCGCGGCCCGGTTCGCCCGGACCGTCCGGGCGGCCGACGTCGTCCTCGCCGGCAACGACTATCTGGCCGACTGCGCCCTCCGCGCCGGGGCCTCGGCCGAGACGGTCCGCACCATTCCGACCTGCGTCGACCCCGGTCGCTACTCCGTCAAGGCGGCCGGGCCGTCCCACGACGGGCCGCCGGAACTCGTCTGGATCGGCTCGTCGAGCACCTTGAAGGGGATCGAGGCGCGACGGCCGCTCTGGGAGCGGCTGGGCCGCGCGATCCCCGGGCTCAGGCTCCGCGTGATCTGCGATCGATTCCCGAAGTTCGAGAACCTGGAAGTCGTCGCCACGCCCTGGAGCGAGGCCGCCGAGGCCGAGGACCTGGCCCGGGGCGACGTGGGCGTCGGTTTGATGCCCGACGACGACTGGAGCCGGGGCAAGTGCGGCCTGAAGATCCTCCAGTACCAGGCGGCGGGCCTGCCCGTGATCGCCAACCCGGTCGGCTCGCACGTCGAGATGATCGAGCCCGGCGCGACCGGCCACCTGGCGACGACGGACGACGAATGGCTGGCGGCCGTCCGGGCCTCGGCCGACGCCGGCGCCCGCGCCCGGATGGGCCGCGAGGCGCGCCGCCGCGTGGAGTCGCACTACTCGGTCGCCGCCTGGGGGGCCGCGTTCGCGGCCTCCGCGACGGGGATCGACGGCCCGCCCGGCGGGCGCCGCGAGCCGCCCGCGGAGGGGGCCTTCGGCCTCGCCTTCGCCCCGCACGTCACCCGGCAGAGGGCCCGAGCCGTCGGCAGCCCGCACGCGACGGCCGCCCCTCCCCGCGCGTCGCGGCGGGGCCGACATGGATCGGAATAG
- a CDS encoding exonuclease domain-containing protein yields the protein MPREPLCIALDLETTGLDPASDRVVEIGALVFDADGLVVETFERLINPGRPIAAAARAINGILDSDLAEAPPAADVLPDFVHLLGRTPDAPLLAHNAAFDAGFLGMELTRAGMAIPDRPVLDTLPLARAALPELRSHRLDLLVAHFGIAPQARHRALSDAAAVMDLWLRLDGPAADDVARVSYPIHDGSRPVRPPIGWERLDEALGRGRPVRIAYDGGTRGDVPRIITPRSFAHRGGVAYVVATCHIDSVEKSFRLDRIRTYEVLEGPGARP from the coding sequence ATGCCCCGCGAACCGCTCTGCATCGCCCTGGACCTCGAAACCACCGGGCTCGACCCCGCCTCCGACCGCGTGGTCGAGATCGGGGCCCTGGTCTTCGACGCCGACGGGCTCGTCGTCGAGACCTTCGAACGCCTGATCAATCCCGGCCGCCCGATCGCGGCGGCCGCCCGGGCGATCAACGGCATCCTCGACTCGGATCTCGCCGAGGCCCCTCCCGCCGCCGACGTCCTCCCCGACTTCGTCCACCTCCTCGGCCGCACACCCGACGCCCCCCTGCTCGCCCACAACGCCGCGTTCGACGCCGGCTTCCTCGGCATGGAGCTGACCCGCGCCGGAATGGCGATCCCCGACCGGCCGGTCCTCGACACGCTCCCCCTGGCCCGCGCCGCGTTGCCGGAACTGCGGAGCCACCGGCTGGACCTGCTCGTGGCGCATTTCGGGATCGCCCCGCAGGCCCGGCATCGCGCCCTGAGCGACGCGGCGGCCGTGATGGACCTCTGGCTGCGGCTCGACGGCCCGGCGGCCGACGATGTCGCGCGGGTCTCGTACCCCATCCACGACGGCTCGCGACCGGTGCGGCCGCCGATCGGCTGGGAGCGGCTGGACGAAGCCCTCGGCCGGGGCCGGCCCGTCCGCATCGCCTACGACGGCGGCACCCGCGGCGACGTCCCGCGGATCATCACGCCCAGGAGCTTCGCCCACCGCGGGGGCGTCGCCTACGTCGTGGCGACCTGCCACATCGACTCGGTCGAGAAATCCTTCCGGCTGGATCGCATCCGGACGTACGAGGTCCTCGAAGGGCCCGGAGCCCGGCCATGA
- a CDS encoding SGNH/GDSL hydrolase family protein → MSHRRLAPFRRRRDRYRQRTFRFVERGERLSRRFKLVIAGLTACLLAGLLVGTSTGRYAASWTFAKLHRGVATLTGDVAGRDWIDADWRRRRLFDMDQARGKLRSAYDQYDPKLKRLLDEAGLDPDHALLRWGNFDKALLLPATVFEADDTGRSYRFRPNTRSIWVRNLKSKGGVLAYFPIPDTPALRELAEAAGAVVVRESVQNTNSWGVRGGEPDLDASLRGIVLGDSYMQGLFVGDDQTPPACLERVLADRFKTSVEVLNTGHLGYSPEQEYFTLLEYADRFRPQFVILSLFANDFGDLFEVLDGRADWEENRHWIGKIAAFCRARDIPCLAVPAPWVNHVEGPRKTAHYPGRIPDILGDDGPTYYDPMEDFIEAEDRERIRRLAAGEPTTPSPLFNGKLGDGHFSPLGCQVWADAVGRRLARLLEIQTRQTGGRPTPR, encoded by the coding sequence GTGTCCCACCGCCGCCTCGCCCCGTTCCGCCGCCGTCGCGACCGATACCGCCAGCGGACCTTCCGCTTCGTCGAGCGCGGCGAGCGGCTTTCACGCCGGTTCAAGCTCGTCATCGCCGGCCTCACCGCCTGCCTGCTGGCGGGCCTGCTCGTCGGCACGTCGACGGGACGCTACGCGGCCTCGTGGACGTTCGCAAAGCTCCACCGAGGAGTCGCCACGCTCACGGGCGACGTCGCCGGCCGCGATTGGATCGACGCCGACTGGCGACGCCGGCGGCTGTTCGACATGGACCAGGCCCGGGGCAAGCTCCGCTCGGCCTACGACCAGTACGACCCCAAGCTGAAACGCCTGCTCGACGAGGCGGGGCTCGACCCCGACCACGCCCTCCTGAGGTGGGGGAACTTCGACAAGGCGCTGCTGCTCCCCGCGACGGTCTTCGAGGCCGACGACACGGGCCGCTCGTACCGGTTCCGGCCGAACACGCGTTCGATCTGGGTGCGGAACCTCAAGAGCAAGGGGGGCGTGTTGGCGTACTTCCCGATCCCGGATACGCCCGCCCTGCGGGAACTCGCCGAGGCCGCCGGCGCGGTGGTCGTCCGCGAGTCGGTCCAGAACACGAACTCGTGGGGCGTGCGGGGCGGCGAGCCGGACCTGGACGCCTCGCTCCGCGGGATCGTCCTGGGCGACTCCTACATGCAGGGCCTGTTCGTCGGGGACGACCAGACGCCCCCCGCGTGTCTGGAGCGAGTCCTGGCCGATCGCTTCAAGACGAGTGTGGAGGTCCTCAACACGGGCCACCTGGGCTACTCGCCCGAGCAGGAGTATTTCACCCTGCTGGAATACGCCGACCGCTTCCGGCCGCAGTTCGTCATCCTGAGCCTGTTCGCCAACGACTTCGGCGACCTGTTCGAGGTCCTCGACGGCCGCGCCGACTGGGAAGAGAACCGCCACTGGATCGGGAAGATCGCCGCCTTCTGCCGGGCCCGCGACATCCCCTGCCTGGCCGTCCCCGCCCCCTGGGTCAACCACGTCGAAGGCCCGCGCAAGACGGCGCATTACCCCGGCCGGATCCCCGACATCCTGGGCGACGACGGCCCGACCTACTACGACCCGATGGAGGACTTCATCGAAGCCGAAGACCGCGAGAGGATCCGACGCCTGGCCGCCGGCGAGCCCACCACCCCGAGCCCCCTCTTCAACGGCAAGCTCGGCGACGGCCACTTCTCGCCCCTGGGCTGCCAGGTCTGGGCGGACGCCGTGGGGCGGCGGCTGGCGCGTCTGCTGGAGATTCAGACACGGCAGACGGGCGGGAGGCCTACTCCCCGATGA
- a CDS encoding lipopolysaccharide kinase InaA family protein: MTATLPSIRARTADGRMFKPPDWTFVQAGDVGWWLEGRWRDVLIDGEGLRLEQWRAEGRVQTIKSGPHRVVYRVQLPGSAIYIKHYLVPDRRAKYRQWFRRGKGRNEGRRSQRLASIGLPTIVPIALGERRRRGFLFDNFLITREIPEAVPLDEYVERDLPALDEPRRSRLRRSLAAALGALTAKLHNAGLQHIDFHPGNIMVRLGPDDEPQLTMIDLDALRTVRRPTWAKARRNLALLDHYFWTRSSRVDRRRFLKAYLAARDGAPDSVRDFAQGVEACTRRWAERLWRRWGKRCRSTNKYFEVFKSVNALCIASRDLDPSEIAPLLVDPDALFNDPDAKLIKDSRTTRLIETTMIVDGRPTAVVYKRFNRKKWIDPVLSIFRPSRAWRSWQAGQHLLSRGVPTPKNLAFVARRRKPWFSPFQGVLPHETYLATVKQQNATTLAEHVFQVLPALQGEALKAEVDRLTSALAALVRLLHDRSLSHRDLKASNILVRLDAPPREDLLTLIDLVGVRLKGPLPMNRRIQNLARLSVSLADAPGRTRTTSLRFLRAYLPQRLSRSGEWKALWRAIDAATHTKKARNHRRGRPLS, translated from the coding sequence ATGACCGCAACGCTTCCCAGCATCCGGGCGAGGACGGCGGACGGCCGCATGTTCAAGCCCCCCGACTGGACCTTCGTGCAGGCCGGCGACGTCGGCTGGTGGCTCGAAGGCCGCTGGCGCGACGTCCTCATCGACGGCGAGGGCCTGCGGCTGGAGCAGTGGCGGGCCGAGGGCCGCGTCCAGACGATCAAGTCGGGCCCCCACCGCGTCGTCTACCGGGTGCAGCTCCCGGGCTCGGCGATCTACATCAAGCACTACCTCGTGCCGGACCGCCGGGCCAAGTACCGCCAGTGGTTCCGCCGCGGCAAGGGCCGCAACGAGGGCCGGCGCTCCCAGCGGCTGGCCTCGATCGGCCTCCCCACGATCGTCCCCATCGCCCTCGGCGAGCGGCGGCGGCGCGGGTTCCTCTTCGACAATTTCCTGATCACCCGCGAGATCCCGGAGGCGGTCCCCCTCGACGAATACGTCGAACGCGACCTGCCCGCCCTCGACGAGCCCCGTCGCTCGCGGCTGCGCCGGAGCCTGGCCGCGGCCCTCGGCGCGCTGACGGCGAAGCTGCACAACGCGGGGCTCCAGCACATCGACTTCCATCCCGGCAACATCATGGTCCGGCTCGGTCCCGACGACGAGCCGCAGCTCACGATGATCGACCTGGACGCCCTGCGGACGGTCCGGCGGCCGACCTGGGCGAAGGCGCGCCGCAACCTCGCGCTGCTCGACCATTACTTCTGGACACGGAGCAGCCGCGTGGACCGCCGCCGCTTCCTCAAGGCCTACCTGGCGGCCCGCGACGGCGCGCCCGATTCCGTCCGCGACTTCGCCCAGGGCGTCGAGGCGTGCACCCGACGCTGGGCGGAGCGGCTCTGGCGACGCTGGGGCAAGCGCTGTCGGTCGACGAACAAGTATTTCGAGGTCTTCAAGTCCGTCAACGCCCTGTGCATCGCCTCGCGCGACCTGGACCCTTCGGAGATCGCCCCCCTGCTGGTCGACCCCGACGCCCTCTTCAACGACCCGGACGCGAAGCTCATCAAGGATTCGCGGACGACCCGGCTCATCGAGACGACGATGATCGTCGACGGCCGGCCGACGGCCGTGGTCTACAAGCGGTTCAACCGCAAGAAGTGGATCGACCCGGTGCTCTCGATCTTCCGGCCGTCGCGCGCCTGGAGGTCGTGGCAGGCCGGGCAGCATCTGCTGTCGCGAGGCGTGCCGACGCCCAAGAACCTGGCGTTCGTGGCCCGCCGCCGCAAGCCCTGGTTCTCGCCCTTCCAGGGGGTCCTGCCCCACGAGACCTACCTCGCCACCGTCAAGCAGCAGAACGCGACGACCCTGGCCGAGCACGTCTTCCAGGTGCTCCCGGCGCTCCAGGGCGAGGCCCTCAAGGCCGAGGTCGACCGCCTGACGTCGGCGCTGGCGGCGCTCGTCCGGTTGCTCCACGACCGCTCGCTCTCGCACCGCGACCTGAAGGCGTCGAACATCCTGGTCCGCCTCGACGCCCCGCCGCGCGAGGACCTGCTGACGCTGATCGACCTGGTCGGCGTGCGGCTCAAGGGCCCCTTGCCGATGAATCGCCGCATCCAGAACCTCGCCAGGCTCAGCGTCAGCCTCGCCGACGCCCCCGGGCGGACGCGGACGACGTCGCTGCGCTTCCTGCGGGCCTACCTCCCGCAGCGGCTCTCGCGGTCGGGCGAGTGGAAGGCGCTCTGGCGGGCGATCGACGCCGCGACCCACACCAAGAAGGCCCGTAACCACCGCCGCGGGCGCCCCCTATCCTGA
- a CDS encoding 4a-hydroxytetrahydrobiopterin dehydratase, giving the protein MSTPTLTELASKKCVPCEGGVPPLPPDEVEALIQTVSGWSLTADGKRIRREWKAKNFVAGLRFFDKVGELAEEEGHHPDLHIEGYRNVAVEIWTHAVGGLTENDFILAAKINEVPIEQKRS; this is encoded by the coding sequence ATGAGCACCCCGACCCTGACCGAACTGGCCTCGAAGAAGTGCGTCCCGTGCGAGGGGGGCGTCCCGCCGCTGCCGCCCGACGAGGTGGAAGCCCTGATCCAGACCGTCTCCGGCTGGTCGCTCACCGCGGACGGCAAGCGGATCCGACGGGAGTGGAAGGCGAAGAACTTCGTCGCCGGCCTGCGGTTCTTCGACAAGGTGGGCGAGCTGGCCGAGGAGGAGGGGCATCATCCCGACCTCCACATCGAAGGCTATCGCAACGTCGCCGTCGAGATCTGGACCCACGCGGTCGGCGGGCTGACCGAGAACGACTTCATCCTCGCGGCCAAGATCAACGAGGTCCCCATCGAGCAGAAGCGGTCCTGA
- a CDS encoding (5-formylfuran-3-yl)methyl phosphate synthase — MTRLLVSVRSAEEARRALAGGASIIDVKEPANGPLGRASFPTWREVREVVPDEVPLSVALGELPEWIERRPAFPGDAFEGLTYVKLGLAGAGPGWRDAWADLRASLPTRSSRWIAVVYTDWKAAGAPRPEDVLDAMGRDFAGVLFDTWDKSRPAPIWSEELNELADEIGKSGMLLAIAGGLTAESLDSFRVLRPDVLAVRGAACEAGDRMRDVDQRRVAELVRITLPTASPPREG; from the coding sequence ATGACCCGACTCCTCGTCAGCGTGCGATCGGCCGAGGAAGCCCGCCGCGCCCTCGCCGGCGGCGCGTCGATCATCGACGTCAAGGAGCCGGCGAACGGCCCGCTCGGCCGGGCCTCGTTCCCGACCTGGCGCGAGGTCCGCGAGGTCGTCCCCGACGAAGTTCCCCTGAGCGTCGCCCTGGGCGAACTCCCCGAGTGGATCGAACGCCGGCCCGCGTTCCCCGGGGACGCCTTCGAAGGTCTCACCTACGTGAAGCTCGGCCTGGCGGGCGCCGGGCCCGGATGGCGAGACGCCTGGGCCGATCTGCGGGCGAGCCTGCCGACGCGGTCCAGCCGCTGGATCGCGGTGGTCTACACGGACTGGAAGGCGGCGGGCGCCCCGAGACCCGAGGACGTCCTCGACGCCATGGGCAGGGACTTCGCCGGCGTCCTGTTCGACACGTGGGACAAGTCCCGACCCGCGCCGATATGGAGCGAGGAGCTGAACGAGCTGGCCGACGAGATCGGCAAGTCGGGCATGCTCCTGGCCATCGCCGGCGGCCTCACGGCGGAATCCCTCGACAGCTTCCGCGTGCTCCGCCCCGACGTCCTCGCCGTCCGCGGCGCCGCCTGCGAGGCCGGCGACCGGATGCGCGACGTCGATCAGCGACGGGTCGCGGAACTCGTCCGAATCACTCTCCCAACGGCCTCCCCTCCTCGCGAGGGATGA
- a CDS encoding DUF1570 domain-containing protein — MNRPRDASRRSTTRLALRIGLLAGLAVAGCSTVAKRGPALLPTSHQLKTGPFVLYSNEPMKPDAPPVLALERLRTDLAGRMNVDEDADRGPIEVYVLDDRNAFLHLLRFYFPELPPRRAFFLAQGEQRIVYTYHGPMLEEDLRHEAAHALLRGRFGDIPLWVDEGLAEYFEDGPDDLRDRGDRLARLAADVKAGWKPDLRRLETLDEVHQMDPRDYRESWAWVDLLLSDSKQGKPLLLDYLQARGPRPALSDALAAEGTDGARLLAHLNGEPARVVAQKPTAEEPLPDRVVRLQDRATDPVLAVPEPRRPGLLRRIGSFLGF, encoded by the coding sequence GTGAACAGGCCCCGCGACGCCTCCCGACGTTCGACGACGCGCCTCGCCCTCCGGATCGGCCTCCTGGCCGGGCTCGCCGTCGCCGGCTGCTCGACCGTCGCCAAGCGCGGGCCGGCCCTGCTCCCCACGTCCCACCAGCTCAAGACGGGCCCGTTCGTGCTCTACTCGAACGAGCCGATGAAGCCCGACGCCCCGCCGGTCCTGGCCCTGGAGCGGCTCCGGACCGACCTGGCCGGCCGCATGAACGTCGATGAGGACGCCGACCGCGGCCCGATCGAGGTGTACGTCCTCGACGATCGCAACGCCTTCCTCCACCTGCTCCGCTTCTACTTCCCCGAGCTGCCGCCGCGGCGCGCCTTCTTCCTGGCCCAGGGCGAGCAGCGGATCGTCTACACCTACCACGGCCCGATGCTGGAGGAAGACCTCCGCCACGAGGCCGCGCACGCGCTCCTGCGCGGCCGGTTCGGCGACATCCCGCTGTGGGTCGACGAGGGGCTGGCCGAGTATTTCGAGGACGGCCCCGACGACCTGCGCGACCGGGGGGACCGCCTCGCCCGGCTCGCGGCCGACGTCAAGGCGGGTTGGAAGCCCGACCTGCGGCGGTTGGAGACGCTCGACGAGGTCCACCAGATGGATCCCCGCGACTATCGCGAGTCCTGGGCCTGGGTCGACCTGCTCCTGAGCGATTCCAAGCAGGGCAAGCCGCTGCTCCTCGACTATCTGCAGGCCCGCGGCCCCCGCCCCGCCCTGTCGGACGCGCTGGCGGCCGAGGGGACCGACGGCGCGCGGCTGCTCGCCCACCTCAACGGCGAGCCCGCGCGGGTCGTGGCGCAGAAGCCGACGGCCGAAGAGCCCCTCCCCGATCGGGTGGTGCGGCTCCAGGACCGCGCGACCGATCCCGTCCTCGCGGTCCCCGAGCCGCGACGACCGGGACTCCTCCGCCGCATCGGCTCGTTCCTGGGGTTCTGA
- a CDS encoding sodium-dependent bicarbonate transport family permease codes for MLHEFWHNFRHNLFKPLLLFFYLGFLVPILRVQFEFPYVMYQALTIYLLIAIGWHGGEELAHLNPGSIKTIIGFMGVGFLANTIMGILAFIILRATTRMRRVDQATVAGYYGSDSAGTFVTALGVLGTAHVAFDAYMPVMLAIMEIPGCLVALFLVARYRAQGMDALGNMPFEAGYDPDAKPLVSTVDEHGHGNGHATAVQDEAEMSLEKMERVHLNGGNGKKKGFLDAKLMHEVFLNTGLYLLFGGITIGFISGLQGPEVTRADDSFFVTLFQGVLCLFLLEMGMTASRKLKDLKTAGWNYVAFGLLAPNLFATLGIIIIHTFAWMTGTHFQLGTYVLFSVLCGSASYIAVPAVQRLAIPEASPTLPLAASLGLTFSYNVTIGIPIYMEIAKAITRDFPIA; via the coding sequence ATGTTGCACGAGTTCTGGCACAACTTCCGGCACAACCTGTTCAAGCCGCTGCTGCTGTTCTTCTACCTCGGCTTCCTCGTGCCGATCCTCCGCGTGCAGTTCGAGTTCCCCTACGTCATGTACCAGGCGCTGACGATCTACCTGCTGATCGCCATCGGCTGGCACGGCGGCGAAGAGCTGGCGCACCTGAACCCGGGCTCGATCAAGACGATCATCGGCTTCATGGGGGTCGGGTTCCTCGCCAACACGATCATGGGGATCCTCGCCTTCATCATCCTTCGGGCCACCACCCGGATGCGGCGGGTCGACCAGGCCACCGTCGCCGGCTACTACGGCTCGGACTCCGCCGGCACGTTCGTCACCGCGCTGGGCGTGCTGGGGACGGCCCACGTCGCCTTCGACGCCTACATGCCGGTCATGCTGGCGATCATGGAAATCCCCGGCTGCCTCGTCGCCCTCTTCCTCGTGGCCCGCTACCGGGCCCAGGGCATGGACGCGCTCGGCAACATGCCCTTCGAGGCCGGCTACGACCCCGACGCCAAGCCCCTCGTCTCGACGGTGGACGAGCACGGCCACGGCAACGGCCACGCGACGGCCGTCCAGGACGAGGCCGAGATGTCCCTGGAGAAGATGGAGCGGGTCCACCTGAACGGCGGCAACGGCAAGAAGAAGGGCTTCCTCGACGCCAAGCTGATGCACGAGGTCTTCCTGAACACCGGCCTCTACCTGCTGTTCGGCGGCATCACGATCGGCTTCATCAGCGGCCTGCAGGGGCCCGAAGTCACCCGCGCCGACGACAGCTTCTTCGTCACCCTGTTCCAGGGCGTACTCTGCCTCTTCCTGCTCGAGATGGGCATGACGGCGAGCCGCAAGCTGAAGGACCTCAAGACGGCCGGTTGGAATTACGTGGCCTTCGGCCTGCTGGCCCCCAACCTGTTCGCCACCCTGGGCATCATCATCATCCACACCTTCGCCTGGATGACGGGGACCCACTTCCAGCTCGGGACGTACGTCCTGTTCTCGGTGCTCTGCGGCTCGGCGTCGTACATCGCCGTCCCCGCCGTCCAGCGGCTGGCGATCCCCGAGGCCAGCCCGACGCTGCCGCTCGCCGCTTCGCTGGGCCTGACGTTCTCCTACAACGTCACGATCGGAATCCCGATCTACATGGAGATCGCGAAGGCCATCACCCGCGATTTCCCGATCGCCTGA